One genomic segment of Methanothermobacter wolfeii includes these proteins:
- the argF gene encoding ornithine carbamoyltransferase, whose translation MKHLLSVCDMKDQVMDLLDLADSYKAGKIREKVLEDMTLAMIFEKSSTRTRVSFEVGASQMGAQPLYLSASDLQLGRGEPIADTARTLSRYVDGIMIRAIRHTDVIELAENASVPVINGLTDLEHPCQALADMQTVREKKGGFDGTLVFVGDGNNVCNSLLIITSILGMDMRVACPEGYEPDPGIVAKAKKIAEETGSQIRILHDPEEAVRGADVVYTDVWVSMGYEDEAENRMKVFRPYQVNSGLMDIAGDDAIFMHCLPAIRGQETTSEVIDGPRSVVWDQAENRLHAQKAIMHWLLTGKIQDW comes from the coding sequence ATGAAACATCTACTATCGGTATGTGACATGAAGGACCAGGTCATGGATCTGCTGGACCTGGCAGACAGTTACAAGGCAGGTAAGATCAGAGAGAAGGTGCTGGAGGACATGACCCTTGCAATGATATTTGAGAAGTCCTCAACAAGGACAAGGGTTTCATTCGAGGTGGGGGCTTCACAGATGGGGGCGCAGCCCCTCTACCTGTCGGCTTCTGACCTTCAGCTCGGACGCGGCGAGCCCATAGCAGATACAGCACGGACCCTCAGCAGGTACGTTGACGGCATAATGATAAGGGCAATAAGGCACACTGATGTGATTGAACTTGCAGAGAACGCATCCGTACCGGTTATAAACGGATTAACAGACCTTGAACACCCATGCCAGGCCCTGGCAGACATGCAGACCGTAAGGGAAAAGAAAGGGGGATTTGACGGGACCCTTGTTTTTGTCGGTGATGGTAACAACGTCTGCAACTCCCTCCTCATCATAACCTCTATTCTCGGCATGGACATGAGGGTGGCATGCCCTGAGGGCTATGAACCGGACCCCGGTATCGTGGCGAAGGCCAAAAAAATAGCTGAAGAGACAGGGTCCCAGATAAGGATACTCCATGATCCAGAGGAAGCAGTAAGAGGGGCTGATGTGGTTTATACAGACGTCTGGGTCAGCATGGGATATGAGGATGAGGCGGAAAATCGTATGAAGGTTTTCAGACCATACCAGGTTAATTCAGGGCTCATGGACATTGCAGGGGATGATGCCATATTCATGCACTGCCTCCCTGCAATAAGGGGGCAAGAAACGACGTCCGAAGTCATAGACGGTCCAAGGTCTGTTGTATGGGACCAGGCAGAGAACAGGCTCCACGCCCAGAAGGCCATAATGCACTGGCTTCTTACAGGTAAGATCCAGGACTGGTAA
- the purD gene encoding phosphoribosylamine--glycine ligase: MKILVVGTGAREHAICSALADESTVYSVMSNRNPGISRIATEFLIAPEVDIEKVVGFAVEKGVDMAFIGPEAPLEKGIVDALLEADIPAVGPTMGAARIETDKSFMRDLFEKYRIPGSITYRAFSDLDELREFMDHFDGEAVVKPVGLTGGKGVKIVGEHLRDNTEALEYAEEVIKNRIGGHAGVVIEERIIGEEFTVQAFSDGERILPMPAVQDHPHAYEGDQGPITGGMGSYSDKDGLLPFMTEKDYEEAVQIMQKTVEAIKREESPYKGILYGQFMLSADGPKLIEYNARFGDPEAMNVLPLLESGMVEICEGIVEGNLKSASFRNLATVCKYLVPEGYPDAGVAGAEIRVDEDRIRDMGVITYYATVNQEDSRIYTSSSRALALVAISDDIYSAEELCEEAAGHVHGKLYHRRDIGTRELVEKRIKHMEDIRSS, encoded by the coding sequence ATGAAAATACTTGTTGTGGGAACAGGAGCAAGGGAACATGCCATATGCAGTGCACTGGCAGATGAATCCACAGTATATTCAGTGATGTCCAACAGAAACCCTGGCATATCAAGGATAGCCACCGAATTCCTCATAGCCCCCGAGGTTGACATAGAAAAGGTTGTGGGCTTTGCAGTGGAAAAGGGAGTTGACATGGCATTCATAGGCCCGGAGGCCCCCCTCGAGAAGGGAATAGTTGATGCACTTCTGGAGGCCGATATACCTGCAGTAGGCCCCACAATGGGGGCTGCAAGGATCGAAACAGACAAATCCTTCATGAGGGACCTCTTTGAAAAGTACAGAATCCCTGGTTCAATAACCTACAGGGCATTCAGTGACCTTGATGAGCTCAGGGAATTCATGGACCACTTTGATGGCGAGGCGGTTGTAAAACCCGTGGGGCTTACCGGTGGAAAGGGTGTTAAGATCGTCGGCGAGCACCTCAGGGACAACACAGAGGCCCTTGAATATGCAGAGGAGGTTATCAAAAACCGTATAGGCGGCCATGCCGGTGTTGTTATAGAGGAAAGGATCATCGGTGAGGAGTTCACAGTACAGGCATTCTCTGATGGCGAGAGGATCCTACCGATGCCTGCAGTCCAGGACCACCCCCACGCATATGAAGGAGACCAGGGCCCGATAACCGGGGGGATGGGTTCATATTCAGATAAAGACGGGCTCCTGCCATTCATGACAGAGAAGGACTATGAAGAGGCAGTTCAGATAATGCAGAAGACAGTAGAAGCAATAAAAAGGGAGGAGAGCCCCTATAAGGGCATCCTTTACGGGCAGTTCATGCTATCAGCCGACGGACCCAAACTCATCGAGTACAATGCACGCTTCGGTGACCCTGAAGCAATGAACGTCCTGCCCCTCCTTGAATCAGGGATGGTTGAGATATGTGAGGGGATAGTTGAAGGTAACCTGAAATCAGCAAGCTTCAGGAACCTCGCCACGGTCTGCAAGTACCTGGTCCCTGAGGGTTACCCTGATGCAGGTGTTGCCGGTGCCGAGATAAGGGTTGATGAGGACAGGATAAGAGATATGGGTGTCATAACCTACTATGCAACTGTTAACCAGGAGGACAGCAGGATATACACCTCCTCCTCAAGGGCACTTGCACTGGTGGCCATTTCAGATGACATATACTCTGCAGAGGAGCTCTGTGAGGAGGCGGCAGGGCATGTTCATGGCAAACTCTACCACCGACGGGATATAGGTACAAGGGAGCTTGTGGAAAAACGGATTAAACATATGGAGGACATAAGGTCCTCCTGA